A DNA window from Paenibacillus andongensis contains the following coding sequences:
- the dut gene encoding dUTP diphosphatase → MSLYNFDVQIKRVSGQEDILLPQKMSAAASGFDLHAAVSEPVVLGPGERQLIPTGFALSMPPELEAQIRPRSGLAYKHGITTLNSPGTIDADYRGEVKVLLINHGQEPFTIQRNERIAQMVFQLVPQIRLGEVSELTETERGSGGFGHTGR, encoded by the coding sequence TTGTCTCTCTATAACTTTGATGTCCAAATAAAACGGGTATCCGGACAGGAGGATATCCTTCTGCCTCAGAAAATGTCCGCTGCTGCCAGCGGCTTCGATCTTCATGCTGCAGTGAGCGAGCCGGTAGTGCTCGGGCCGGGTGAGCGTCAGCTCATCCCGACAGGCTTTGCACTCAGTATGCCGCCCGAGCTTGAAGCTCAGATCCGACCGCGGAGCGGGCTTGCTTATAAGCATGGCATCACAACTCTGAATTCACCGGGAACGATCGATGCCGACTACCGCGGGGAAGTGAAAGTGCTGTTGATTAACCATGGACAGGAGCCGTTCACCATTCAAAGGAATGAGCGAATTGCGCAGATGGTTTTCCAGCTTGTGCCGCAGATCCGGCTGGGTGAGGTTTCGGAATTAACGGAGACGGAGCGAGGATCAGGCGGTTTCGGTCACACCGGACGGTAA